The Chitinivibrionales bacterium sequence AACGGTTGGCGGTTTGATTGCCGGAGCTTTGATCCCCTCTTCCAGTAAATGTCCGGCCATATCAGTGGCGGTTGATGAATCGCCGGTTATTACAGGGATAATCTGAGTAGTTGAATTAAATGTATTAAAACCTCGTTTGTTTAATGCCACGCAGAAGGTTTTGGCTGTGATCTGAAGTTTTTTACCCATGGATGGATTATTTCTGATA is a genomic window containing:
- a CDS encoding aminotransferase class I/II-fold pyridoxal phosphate-dependent enzyme encodes the protein MRNNPSMGKKLQITAKTFCVALNKRGFNTFNSTTQIIPVITGDSSTATDMAGHLLEEGIKAPAIKPPTVPQGTARVRFSVHVDFTDEEMSVVLRALQK